Proteins encoded within one genomic window of Streptomyces profundus:
- the bioD gene encoding dethiobiotin synthase — MRGRVLVITGTGTEVGKTVVTAAVAARALADGQRVAVLKPAQTGLPARAPGDAAETARLAGRLTVGELARYPDPLAPATAAERSGLPPVTPAETAKAAEELAEDHDLVLVEGAGGLLVRFDALGGTLADAATLLAAPVLVVVEARLGTLNLTALTAEALRARALPLAGLVIGRWPAAPDLAARCNLRDLPVVADAPLLGAVPDGAGALPPDTFQAASARWLAPALGGRLDPATLADSP; from the coding sequence GTGCGGGGACGGGTGCTGGTGATCACCGGCACCGGCACCGAGGTCGGCAAGACCGTGGTCACCGCGGCCGTCGCGGCGCGGGCGCTGGCGGACGGGCAGCGGGTCGCCGTCCTCAAACCGGCCCAGACCGGGCTCCCGGCCCGCGCCCCGGGCGACGCGGCCGAGACCGCGCGGCTCGCCGGCCGGCTCACCGTCGGCGAACTCGCCCGCTATCCGGACCCGTTGGCGCCGGCCACCGCCGCGGAACGCTCCGGGCTGCCGCCGGTCACCCCGGCCGAGACGGCCAAGGCGGCCGAGGAGTTGGCGGAGGACCACGATCTGGTGCTGGTCGAGGGCGCCGGCGGCCTGCTGGTGCGCTTCGACGCGCTGGGCGGCACCCTGGCCGACGCGGCCACCCTGCTGGCCGCCCCGGTGCTGGTGGTCGTCGAGGCGCGTCTTGGCACCCTCAACCTGACGGCGCTGACCGCCGAGGCGCTGCGCGCCCGCGCGCTGCCGCTCGCCGGCCTGGTGATCGGCCGGTGGCCGGCCGCACCTGATCTCGCGGCCCGCTGCAACCTGCGCGACCTGCCGGTCGTGGCCGACGCGCCGCTGCTCGGCGCGGTGCCGGACGGCGCGGGAGCACTGCCGCCCGACACGTTCCAGGCCGCGTCGGCACGCTGGCTCGCCCCGGCCCTCGGCGGCCGACTGGACCCGGCGACGCTGGCCGACTCCCCCTGA
- a CDS encoding aminoglycoside phosphotransferase family protein, with protein sequence MSADNMPTAEVSVSPELVRQLLTDQHPDLAERDVQVLANGWDNLVCRLGGDHLVRLPRRAASAGLVANEQRWLPGLAGRLPLPVPVPVRTGRPGRGYPWSWSVSPFLPGEIAARTPPADPGATALVLGGFLAALHLPAPADAPANPSRGIPLAGRDARVRSQLPHLDDPVERATALRVWESATAAPEWAGPALWLHGDLHPANILVEHGSVRSVIDFGDITAGDPATDLAVAWMILPAARRGEFRHAYGRADHDTWARARGWALSLALVFLAHSADNPLMAGIGRRTLDAVLADDPGPP encoded by the coding sequence GTGAGCGCGGACAACATGCCGACCGCCGAGGTGTCGGTCTCCCCGGAGCTGGTGCGCCAGCTGCTGACCGACCAGCACCCCGACCTGGCCGAACGCGATGTCCAGGTGCTGGCCAACGGTTGGGACAACCTGGTCTGCCGGCTCGGCGGCGACCATCTGGTGCGGCTGCCCAGGCGGGCCGCGTCCGCCGGCCTGGTGGCGAACGAACAGCGCTGGCTGCCCGGACTCGCCGGCCGCCTTCCGCTGCCCGTTCCGGTACCGGTGCGCACCGGGCGTCCCGGCCGTGGATATCCCTGGTCCTGGAGCGTGTCGCCGTTTCTGCCCGGGGAGATCGCCGCCCGCACGCCGCCGGCCGATCCGGGAGCGACCGCGCTCGTTCTCGGCGGGTTTCTGGCGGCCCTGCACCTGCCGGCGCCGGCCGACGCCCCCGCCAACCCCTCGCGGGGGATCCCGCTCGCCGGGCGGGACGCCAGGGTGCGGTCCCAACTCCCCCACCTGGACGACCCGGTGGAACGGGCCACCGCGCTGCGGGTGTGGGAGAGCGCCACCGCCGCGCCCGAGTGGGCGGGACCCGCGCTGTGGCTGCACGGCGACCTGCATCCGGCGAACATCCTGGTGGAGCACGGCAGCGTCCGCTCCGTGATCGACTTCGGCGACATCACCGCGGGGGACCCGGCCACCGATCTCGCGGTGGCCTGGATGATCCTGCCCGCGGCGCGGCGGGGGGAGTTCCGGCACGCGTACGGCCGCGCCGACCACGACACCTGGGCGCGGGCACGCGGGTGGGCGCTGTCGCTGGCGCTGGTCTTCCTGGCCCACTCGGCCGACAACCCGCTGATGGCCGGCATCGGCCGCCGCACCCTGGACGCGGTGCTGGCGGACGATCCGGGTCCGCCGTAG
- a CDS encoding nucleotidyltransferase domain-containing protein, translating into MSSVAVSPRWRALLDERLAEATSRLCAIPGVRGVIVGGSLGRDEPWPLSDIDVLPVYERSTEPAGAVAERQAELVDWWAASGRAQTLDLGWLAFTADELRVALAGGPALVAERVAADARWSHGLNKAYGGRSGLPEDGLIGEFTAFATEVRFAPVVVAARLGHWRREARRLAGEARSAAALDPAGATVSLRETARALRLVLVEGWGERLGSMGREWTRFEAMADRHGERRRADLIARLAGADPAEAARRSQLAPHWLRERIDLALAARLAVGEPVDEARNARDQLAAFAVHVSRHRPDLHGAWTGSPDPALPQHLDELAELVAELC; encoded by the coding sequence ATGTCATCGGTGGCGGTGTCCCCGCGGTGGCGGGCCCTGTTGGACGAGCGGCTGGCGGAGGCGACGTCCCGGCTCTGCGCGATCCCCGGGGTGCGCGGGGTGATCGTCGGCGGCAGTCTGGGGCGGGACGAGCCGTGGCCGCTCTCCGATATCGACGTGCTGCCGGTCTACGAGCGGTCGACCGAGCCCGCCGGCGCCGTCGCGGAGCGCCAGGCCGAGCTGGTGGACTGGTGGGCCGCCTCCGGGCGGGCGCAGACGCTTGACCTCGGCTGGCTCGCCTTCACGGCGGACGAGCTGCGCGTCGCGCTGGCCGGCGGCCCGGCGCTGGTCGCCGAGCGAGTCGCCGCCGACGCCCGGTGGTCGCACGGCCTCAACAAGGCGTACGGCGGACGTTCCGGGCTGCCTGAGGACGGGCTGATCGGCGAGTTCACCGCGTTCGCCACCGAGGTCAGGTTCGCCCCCGTGGTCGTCGCCGCCCGGCTGGGGCACTGGCGGCGGGAGGCCCGCCGGCTGGCCGGCGAGGCGCGGTCCGCCGCCGCTCTGGATCCGGCCGGCGCCACCGTGTCGCTGCGCGAGACGGCGCGGGCGCTGCGGCTGGTCCTGGTGGAGGGCTGGGGCGAGCGGCTGGGCTCGATGGGCCGGGAGTGGACCCGGTTCGAGGCCATGGCCGACCGCCACGGGGAGCGTCGACGGGCCGACCTGATAGCGCGGTTGGCCGGCGCCGACCCGGCCGAAGCGGCCCGGCGCAGCCAGTTGGCGCCGCACTGGCTGCGGGAGCGGATCGATCTCGCGCTGGCCGCCCGCCTGGCGGTGGGGGAGCCGGTCGACGAGGCGCGCAACGCCCGGGACCAACTGGCGGCCTTCGCCGTCCACGTGTCCCGCCACCGCCCCGATCTGCACGGCGCCTGGACGGGCAGCCCCGATCCGGCACTACCCCAGCACCTCGACGAGCTCGCTGAGTTGGTCGCCGAGCTGTGCTGA
- a CDS encoding MFS transporter: MPQAAVDPLVRRWRAALFALFLTPGFALASWVTRTPAIRDAVDTSTAGMGLILFGLSIGSMLGVLSSGALVARRGGRWVATLGGSSIALGLTVLAVGAGLGTGPVVFLGLAFFGCGTGLQEIAVNIEGAAVERVMGRPVMPALHGCFSGGTVLGAAVGIGLTSIDFPVMWHLLLVMLLVAGGVLWARGRMPVDTGQDGPSSAEGRTGGFRARMAVWREHRVVLLGLIVLGMALAEGSANDWLPLIMVDGYDLDEVAGSVVFTVFAASMTVGRFSGQFFLTRFGRVPVMRVSAGLAVVGILGVVFAPAPALAAVGVLFWGLGASLGFPVAISAAGDDPAGAAARVSAVATTGYFAFLVGPPALGFLGEEFGLRNAMVAVLLMVLIAGGVAHAVRPTPRSRSTPVAGPYAGRADSDPDGAGPSAGDNDGDPNRAGDAAG; this comes from the coding sequence ATGCCACAAGCGGCAGTCGACCCCCTCGTCCGGCGCTGGCGCGCCGCGCTGTTCGCCCTCTTCCTGACCCCCGGGTTCGCCCTGGCCTCCTGGGTGACCCGGACCCCCGCCATCAGAGACGCCGTGGACACCTCCACGGCCGGCATGGGACTGATCCTCTTCGGCCTCTCCATCGGCTCGATGCTGGGCGTCCTCTCCTCCGGCGCCCTGGTCGCCCGGCGCGGGGGCCGCTGGGTGGCGACGCTGGGCGGCTCCTCGATCGCCCTCGGCCTCACCGTCCTGGCCGTGGGCGCCGGCCTGGGCACGGGCCCGGTGGTCTTTCTCGGCCTCGCCTTCTTCGGCTGCGGCACCGGCCTCCAGGAGATAGCCGTCAACATCGAGGGCGCCGCCGTCGAACGGGTCATGGGACGGCCGGTGATGCCGGCGCTGCACGGCTGCTTCAGCGGCGGCACGGTCCTGGGCGCGGCCGTCGGCATCGGCCTGACCTCGATCGACTTCCCCGTGATGTGGCATCTGCTGCTGGTGATGCTGCTGGTCGCCGGCGGTGTGCTGTGGGCGCGCGGACGGATGCCGGTCGACACCGGCCAGGACGGTCCGAGCTCCGCCGAGGGCCGGACCGGCGGCTTCCGGGCGCGCATGGCGGTGTGGCGCGAGCACCGGGTGGTGCTGCTGGGCCTCATCGTGCTGGGCATGGCGCTGGCCGAGGGATCCGCCAACGACTGGCTGCCCCTGATCATGGTCGACGGCTACGACCTCGACGAGGTGGCCGGCTCCGTGGTGTTCACGGTCTTCGCGGCGTCGATGACGGTGGGCCGGTTCAGCGGCCAGTTCTTCCTCACCCGCTTCGGCCGGGTCCCGGTGATGCGGGTGAGCGCCGGGCTCGCCGTCGTCGGCATCCTCGGCGTGGTCTTCGCACCGGCCCCCGCGCTGGCGGCGGTCGGCGTGCTCTTCTGGGGACTTGGCGCCTCGCTGGGCTTCCCCGTGGCGATCTCGGCGGCCGGCGACGACCCGGCGGGCGCGGCGGCCCGGGTCAGCGCCGTGGCCACCACGGGCTACTTCGCGTTCCTGGTGGGCCCGCCGGCGTTGGGCTTCCTCGGCGAGGAGTTCGGGCTGCGCAACGCGATGGTCGCGGTGCTGCTCATGGTCCTGATCGCCGGCGGCGTCGCCCACGCGGTCCGCCCAACGCCCCGCTCCCGCTCCACCCCCGTCGCGGGGCCCTACGCGGGCCGCGCGGACAGCGACCCCGACGGTGCGGGGCCCTCCGCGGGCGACAACGACGGCGACCCGAACCGTGCGGGCGACGCGGCCGGATAG
- the bioB gene encoding biotin synthase BioB, whose product MDLLDGLVEKGLRRERPSRDEALAVLATSDDELLDVVAAAGRVRRHWFGRRVKLNYLVNLKSGRCPEDCFYCSQRLGSKADVLKYTWLKPAEAAEAAGAGVAGGAKRVCLVASGRGPTDRDVERVSRTIEAVREQHPEVEVCACLGLLSDGQAERLRQAGADAYNHNLNTSEATYGDICTTHEFSDRVATVKEAQSAGLSACSGLIAGMGETDEDLVDVVFALRDLDPDSVPVNFLIPFDGTPLAGTWQLTPRRVLRILAMVRFVCPDVEVRLSAGREVQLRSLQPLALHVVNSIFLGDYLTSEGQAGQADLEMIADAGFEVEGAEADTLPEHREGLVAVRRRGAGTELPPNA is encoded by the coding sequence GGCGACGTCCGACGACGAGCTGTTGGACGTGGTGGCGGCGGCCGGTCGGGTGCGCCGCCACTGGTTCGGGCGGCGAGTGAAGCTCAACTATCTGGTGAACCTCAAGTCGGGCCGCTGCCCTGAGGACTGCTTCTACTGCTCGCAGCGCCTGGGGTCGAAGGCCGATGTCCTCAAGTACACCTGGCTGAAGCCCGCCGAGGCCGCCGAGGCGGCCGGCGCCGGGGTGGCGGGCGGCGCCAAGCGCGTCTGTCTGGTGGCCAGCGGGCGTGGTCCGACCGACCGGGATGTGGAACGGGTCTCCCGCACCATCGAGGCGGTCAGGGAACAGCATCCCGAGGTGGAGGTCTGCGCCTGCCTCGGGCTGCTCTCCGACGGGCAGGCCGAACGGCTGCGCCAGGCGGGCGCGGATGCCTACAACCACAACCTCAACACCTCGGAAGCCACCTACGGGGACATCTGCACCACCCATGAGTTCAGCGATCGGGTGGCAACCGTCAAGGAGGCACAGTCAGCGGGCCTTTCCGCCTGCTCCGGGCTGATCGCGGGCATGGGCGAGACGGACGAGGATCTGGTCGACGTGGTGTTCGCGCTGCGCGACCTCGATCCGGACTCGGTCCCGGTGAACTTCCTGATCCCGTTCGACGGCACCCCGTTGGCCGGTACCTGGCAGCTCACCCCGCGCCGGGTCCTGCGCATCCTGGCCATGGTGCGGTTCGTCTGCCCCGATGTGGAGGTGCGGCTCTCCGCCGGCCGGGAGGTGCAACTGCGCTCGTTGCAGCCCCTGGCCCTGCATGTGGTCAACTCCATCTTCCTGGGCGACTATCTGACCAGTGAGGGACAGGCGGGCCAGGCCGACCTGGAGATGATCGCGGACGCCGGCTTCGAGGTGGAGGGCGCCGAGGCGGACACGCTGCCCGAGCACCGGGAGGGTCTGGTCGCGGTGCGCCGCAGGGGCGCCGGCACGGAGCTGCCGCCCAATGCCTGA
- a CDS encoding adenosylmethionine--8-amino-7-oxononanoate transaminase — protein sequence MPDRSPDQLADHAVGRSPAEVLALDREHVWHPYDPMPGRTAPLLVDSAAGVRLRLAEPAFGQRELIDGMASWWSAVHGYRHPVLDAAAKDQLGRMSHVMFGGLTHRPAVALAARLAELAPGDLRHVFLADSGSVAVEVALKMCLQYWRSVGRPAKRRLLTWRGGYHGDTWHAMSVCDPEGGMHQLWAGTLPEQVFAEAPPTGFDAPLDPGYAARLRALVAAHADELAAVVVEPVVQGAGGMAFHSPAYLRVLREACDEHGVLLVADEIATGFGRTGRLFATEHAGIVPDVLCLGKALTGGYLTLAATLCTPRVAEGISRGEVPVLAHGPTFMGNPLATAVALASVELLLAGDWAAEVARIERGLRAGLAPARALPGVREVRVLGAIGVIQLDHPVDLPAATEAAVRRGVWLRPFRDLIYTMPPYVTDDVDLARICAGALAAAEAG from the coding sequence ATGCCTGACCGGTCGCCCGACCAGCTGGCCGACCACGCGGTGGGGCGTTCGCCGGCCGAGGTGCTCGCGCTGGATCGGGAGCACGTCTGGCACCCCTACGACCCGATGCCGGGAAGGACCGCGCCCCTGCTGGTGGACTCGGCGGCGGGAGTGCGGCTCCGCCTGGCCGAACCGGCCTTCGGGCAGCGCGAGTTGATCGACGGGATGGCCTCCTGGTGGTCGGCGGTGCACGGCTACCGCCACCCGGTGCTGGACGCGGCGGCGAAGGACCAGCTGGGCCGGATGAGCCATGTGATGTTCGGCGGTCTCACCCACCGTCCCGCGGTGGCGCTGGCGGCCCGGCTGGCCGAGCTGGCCCCTGGGGACCTGCGACATGTGTTCCTGGCCGACTCGGGCTCGGTCGCCGTCGAGGTCGCGCTCAAGATGTGCCTCCAGTACTGGCGTTCGGTCGGACGTCCCGCCAAGCGGCGGCTGCTCACCTGGCGCGGCGGCTACCACGGGGACACCTGGCACGCCATGTCGGTCTGCGATCCCGAGGGCGGGATGCATCAGCTCTGGGCGGGAACGCTGCCCGAGCAGGTGTTCGCCGAGGCCCCGCCGACCGGCTTCGACGCCCCGCTCGACCCGGGGTACGCGGCCCGGCTGCGGGCGTTGGTCGCCGCGCACGCCGACGAGTTGGCGGCCGTGGTGGTGGAGCCGGTGGTGCAGGGCGCCGGCGGGATGGCCTTCCACTCCCCCGCGTATCTGCGGGTGCTGCGCGAGGCGTGCGACGAGCACGGGGTGCTGCTGGTCGCGGACGAGATCGCGACCGGCTTCGGCCGCACCGGGCGGCTGTTCGCCACCGAACACGCGGGCATAGTGCCCGATGTGCTGTGCCTCGGCAAGGCGTTGACGGGGGGTTACCTGACGTTGGCGGCGACACTGTGCACGCCGCGCGTGGCCGAGGGGATATCCCGTGGCGAGGTGCCGGTGCTGGCGCACGGCCCCACGTTCATGGGCAACCCGCTCGCCACGGCCGTCGCGCTGGCCTCGGTCGAGCTGCTGCTGGCGGGCGACTGGGCCGCCGAGGTGGCCAGGATCGAGCGCGGCCTGCGCGCGGGCCTCGCGCCGGCGCGCGCCCTGCCGGGCGTCAGGGAGGTGCGGGTGCTGGGGGCGATCGGCGTGATCCAGCTGGACCACCCCGTCGACCTGCCGGCCGCCACCGAGGCCGCGGTGCGCCGTGGCGTCTGGCTGCGCCCGTTCCGCGATCTGATCTACACGATGCCGCCCTATGTCACCGACGACGTCGACCTGGCCCGGATATGCGCCGGGGCCCTGGCGGCGGCCGAGGCGGGCTGA